From the Streptomyces sp. Tu 2975 genome, one window contains:
- a CDS encoding glycosyltransferase family 2 protein, which translates to MSSVLHPAAPGQDPVNELARPSVRYRPISSHLAITPPVSVVIPAMNEAENLPYVFKTLPDWIHEVVLVDGNSTDGTVEVARDLWPGVKVVQQLGTGKGDALISGFAACTGDIVVMVDADGSADGQEIVSYVSALVSGADFAKGSRFANGGGTDDMTGIRKLGNRVLCAAVNAKFGARYTDLCYGYNAFWKHCLDEIALDCTGFEIETLMNIRVVKAGLRVQEVPSHEYLRIHGVSNLRAVRDGLRVLRVILKEKGVRRAARRRPAAIGVTTARGGVS; encoded by the coding sequence ATGAGCTCAGTCCTGCATCCGGCAGCCCCGGGGCAAGATCCGGTGAACGAACTCGCCCGCCCGTCGGTCAGATACCGGCCCATCTCGTCGCACCTGGCCATCACCCCGCCCGTGAGCGTGGTGATTCCCGCGATGAACGAGGCGGAGAACCTTCCGTACGTGTTCAAGACGCTGCCCGACTGGATCCACGAAGTGGTGCTCGTCGACGGGAACTCCACCGACGGCACCGTCGAGGTGGCACGCGACCTGTGGCCCGGGGTCAAGGTCGTCCAGCAGCTCGGCACAGGCAAGGGCGACGCCCTCATCAGCGGATTCGCCGCCTGCACCGGCGACATCGTCGTGATGGTCGACGCCGACGGCTCCGCCGACGGGCAGGAGATCGTCTCCTACGTCTCCGCCCTGGTCTCCGGCGCCGACTTCGCCAAGGGCTCCCGCTTCGCCAACGGCGGCGGCACGGACGACATGACCGGGATACGCAAACTGGGCAACCGGGTCCTGTGCGCGGCCGTCAACGCCAAGTTCGGCGCCCGCTACACCGACCTGTGCTACGGCTACAACGCCTTCTGGAAGCACTGCCTCGACGAGATCGCCCTGGACTGCACCGGCTTCGAGATCGAGACCCTGATGAACATACGCGTGGTCAAGGCCGGACTGCGGGTCCAAGAGGTCCCGAGCCACGAGTACCTCCGCATCCACGGCGTCAGCAACCTGCGCGCCGTGCGGGACGGACTGCGGGTCCTGAGGGTGATCCTCAAGGAGAAGGGCGTACGGCGTGCCGCGCGCCGCCGGCCCGCGGCCATCGGCGTCACGACCGCCCGGGGAGGGGTGTCGTGA
- a CDS encoding DUF402 domain-containing protein, with protein MSASSIEVRLIKAGATKIRYPADLLSDDGTHVTVRALWAAPGVRDFGFVRFEPGDVFTEHYWRDRWYSVKEVRTDDGVLKGWYCDITRPAELDEAGGLSVEDLDLDLWVSADGTEIIRLDEDEFEESGLRDRDPKAAAEAVRALDELEQRARAGSLTQVLDR; from the coding sequence ATGTCCGCGTCCTCGATTGAGGTACGGCTGATCAAGGCAGGGGCGACTAAGATCCGCTACCCGGCGGACCTGCTCTCCGACGACGGTACTCATGTCACGGTCCGGGCCCTGTGGGCGGCTCCCGGGGTGCGTGACTTCGGCTTCGTACGCTTCGAGCCGGGCGATGTGTTCACCGAGCACTACTGGCGGGACCGCTGGTACTCGGTGAAAGAGGTCCGCACGGACGACGGCGTGCTCAAGGGCTGGTACTGCGACATCACTCGGCCCGCCGAGCTCGACGAGGCCGGCGGGCTGAGCGTCGAGGACCTGGATCTGGACCTCTGGGTGTCCGCGGACGGCACGGAGATCATCCGGCTGGACGAGGACGAGTTCGAGGAGAGCGGTCTCCGCGACCGCGACCCGAAGGCGGCGGCCGAGGCGGTGCGGGCCCTCGACGAGCTGGAACAGCGGGCCCGGGCCGGCAGCCTCACGCAGGTGCTGGACCGGTGA
- a CDS encoding tripartite tricarboxylate transporter permease: MDSLNSLLDGFGTALTPINLLWAAIGVLLGTAIGVLPGIGPAMAVALLLPVTYGLEPTGAFIMFAGIYYGAMFGGSTTSILLNTPGESAAVVAAIEGNPMAKAGRGAQALAAAAGGHFAGGMIGTVLLVALAPTVAELAVDIGAPDYFAIMVLAFIAVTSVLGSSRIRGLASLLIGLTLGLVGLDQMTGQQRLTFGSLQLADGIDVVIVAVGLFAIGEALWVAAHLRRNSGDAIPVGRPWLAKSDVKRTWKPWLRGPVIGFPFGAIPAGGAEIPTFLSYVTEKRLSKHKDEFGKGAIEGVAGPESAASASAAGTLVSMLTLGLPTTAVAAVMLAAFQQYGIQPGPLLFEREPDLVWGLIASLFVGMVLLLALNLPLAPLWAKLLRIPRPYLYAGILFFAAVGAYAVGGEAIDLVILLIIGLIGFGMRRYGLPVLPAVIGVILGPAAEQQLRRALQISDGSIVGLVDTPFSVTVYAVIVVLLAWPWLRKLFVRNRSAA; encoded by the coding sequence ATGGATTCCCTGAACTCCCTTCTCGACGGCTTCGGGACGGCGCTCACCCCGATCAACCTGCTGTGGGCGGCGATAGGCGTCCTGCTGGGCACGGCCATCGGCGTGCTGCCCGGCATCGGCCCCGCCATGGCGGTCGCGCTCCTGCTGCCGGTGACGTACGGGCTGGAGCCGACCGGCGCGTTCATCATGTTCGCCGGCATCTACTACGGAGCCATGTTCGGCGGCTCCACGACATCGATCCTGCTCAACACGCCCGGAGAGAGCGCGGCGGTCGTCGCCGCGATCGAGGGCAACCCGATGGCCAAGGCCGGGCGCGGCGCACAGGCGCTGGCGGCCGCGGCGGGCGGCCACTTCGCCGGTGGCATGATCGGCACCGTCCTGCTGGTCGCCCTCGCACCGACCGTCGCGGAGCTCGCTGTCGACATCGGCGCGCCCGACTACTTCGCCATCATGGTGCTGGCGTTCATCGCGGTCACCTCGGTCCTCGGCTCGTCGAGGATCCGCGGCCTCGCCTCCCTGCTCATCGGTCTCACCCTCGGCCTCGTCGGCCTCGACCAGATGACCGGTCAGCAGCGCCTCACGTTCGGCTCCCTCCAGCTCGCCGACGGCATCGACGTCGTCATCGTCGCGGTCGGTCTCTTCGCCATCGGCGAGGCGCTGTGGGTCGCCGCCCATCTGCGGCGCAACAGCGGAGACGCCATCCCGGTCGGCAGGCCGTGGCTGGCGAAGTCCGATGTGAAGCGCACGTGGAAGCCGTGGCTGCGCGGACCCGTCATCGGTTTCCCGTTCGGCGCGATCCCGGCGGGCGGTGCGGAGATCCCCACCTTCCTGTCGTACGTCACGGAGAAGCGGCTCTCCAAGCACAAGGACGAGTTCGGCAAGGGCGCCATCGAGGGCGTGGCCGGTCCGGAGTCCGCGGCCTCCGCCTCCGCGGCGGGCACGCTCGTCTCCATGCTCACGCTCGGCCTGCCCACGACCGCGGTCGCGGCGGTCATGCTGGCTGCCTTCCAGCAGTACGGCATCCAGCCCGGACCGCTGCTCTTCGAACGGGAACCGGACCTGGTGTGGGGCCTGATCGCCTCGCTGTTCGTCGGCATGGTGCTGCTGCTCGCGCTGAACCTGCCGCTCGCGCCGCTCTGGGCGAAGCTGCTGCGCATCCCGCGCCCGTACCTGTACGCCGGCATCCTGTTCTTCGCGGCGGTGGGCGCGTACGCCGTCGGCGGTGAGGCCATCGACCTGGTGATCCTGCTGATCATCGGTCTCATCGGCTTCGGTATGCGCCGCTACGGGCTCCCCGTGCTGCCCGCCGTCATCGGTGTGATCCTCGGCCCGGCGGCCGAGCAGCAGCTGCGGCGCGCGCTCCAGATCAGCGACGGCAGCATCGTCGGGCTCGTCGACACACCGTTCTCGGTGACGGTCTACGCCGTGATCGTGGTGCTGCTGGCCTGGCCGTGGCTGAGGAAGCTGTTCGTCAGGAACCGATCGGCCGCCTAG
- a CDS encoding GntR family transcriptional regulator, protein MTLNITIDADAPDAPYEQLRAQISEQARSGVLPVGHRLPTVRGLAEELGLAANTVAKAYRALEGDGVIETRGRNGTFVAAAGDAAERRAAAAATQYAVEARRLGLSRAAAVEAVEAALRVAYEG, encoded by the coding sequence GTGACCTTGAACATCACCATCGACGCCGACGCGCCGGACGCGCCCTACGAGCAACTGCGCGCGCAGATCTCCGAACAGGCGCGTTCGGGCGTGCTGCCTGTGGGCCACCGACTGCCGACCGTCCGCGGGCTCGCGGAGGAACTGGGGCTCGCGGCCAACACCGTGGCGAAGGCGTACCGGGCGCTGGAGGGGGACGGCGTCATCGAGACGCGCGGCCGCAACGGCACGTTCGTCGCGGCGGCGGGCGACGCGGCGGAGCGGCGGGCGGCGGCGGCCGCGACGCAGTACGCGGTGGAGGCACGCCGCCTCGGGCTGAGCCGGGCGGCGGCGGTGGAGGCGGTGGAGGCGGCGCTGCGGGTGGCGTACGAGGGGTGA
- a CDS encoding polysaccharide deacetylase family protein: MYHAVGERPAPAAYGLSVSPRSFAQQMRMLAERGFTPVTTAELGDAWRSDGRRPLPGRPVLITFDDGYEGVHRHALPVLAAHGFTATVFVSTGWLRGEHDEGGAPDTMLDRDQVRELAAAGTEIGGHSHTHPQLDQLDGERLAHETAHCRDVIAQELGTAPVSFAYPYGYSDRRVRGAVRAAGFAQSLAVGNALAARHQGPYALRRLTVRRSTGPTEFERLVEGRALLRNFAKDRALTKGYAVVRRVRRAAKHLNALTTSGAGSH, translated from the coding sequence ATGTACCACGCCGTCGGGGAGCGGCCCGCCCCCGCGGCCTACGGCCTCTCCGTCTCGCCCCGGTCCTTCGCACAGCAGATGCGAATGCTGGCGGAACGCGGCTTCACCCCCGTCACCACCGCCGAACTCGGCGACGCCTGGCGTTCGGACGGACGCCGGCCGCTGCCCGGCCGGCCGGTGCTGATCACGTTCGACGACGGCTACGAGGGCGTACACCGGCACGCCCTCCCCGTCCTCGCCGCACACGGCTTCACGGCCACCGTGTTCGTCTCCACCGGGTGGCTGCGGGGAGAGCACGACGAGGGCGGCGCGCCGGACACCATGCTCGACCGGGACCAGGTGCGGGAACTGGCCGCGGCGGGGACGGAGATCGGCGGCCACTCCCACACCCACCCCCAGCTGGACCAACTCGACGGGGAGCGTCTCGCTCACGAGACGGCCCACTGCCGGGACGTCATCGCCCAGGAACTGGGAACCGCGCCCGTCTCGTTCGCCTACCCCTACGGCTACTCCGACCGGCGGGTGCGCGGCGCCGTCCGCGCGGCCGGATTCGCCCAGTCCCTCGCCGTCGGCAACGCCCTGGCGGCGCGGCACCAGGGGCCGTACGCGCTGAGGCGGCTGACCGTACGGCGCAGCACCGGGCCGACGGAGTTCGAACGGCTCGTCGAAGGGCGCGCCCTCCTGCGGAACTTCGCGAAGGACCGGGCCCTCACCAAGGGCTACGCCGTCGTGCGCCGGGTCCGCCGGGCCGCCAAGCACCTGAACGCGCTCACGACCTCCGGCGCAGGGAGCCACTGA
- a CDS encoding SGNH/GDSL hydrolase family protein, with protein MKLSRAAAFSSSLLLGAVLALTGAGQAQADSTTQSLDYVALGDSYSSGVGAGSYDSASGNCKRSTRAFPKLWANANSPSSFAFTACSGARTGDVTASQLGPLNSSTDLVSLTVGGNDAGFADVMTTCVLQSESTCLNRIAQAKAYVDSTLPGKLDQVYSAISAKAPAARVVVLGYPRFYKLGGSCLAGLSENERSAINGAADHLNTAIAKRAADHGYGFASVVGTFTGHEICSGSAWLHSVNWLNIGESYHPTAAGQSGGYLPVFASNA; from the coding sequence ATGAAACTGTCCCGAGCCGCGGCATTCTCATCCTCACTCCTCCTCGGCGCCGTTCTCGCTCTCACCGGAGCGGGTCAGGCGCAGGCCGACTCGACCACCCAGTCCCTGGACTACGTGGCCCTCGGCGACTCCTACTCCTCCGGCGTGGGAGCCGGCAGCTACGACAGCGCGAGCGGCAACTGCAAGCGCAGCACTCGAGCCTTCCCCAAGCTCTGGGCCAACGCGAACTCACCCTCGTCGTTCGCCTTCACGGCTTGCTCGGGCGCCCGTACGGGTGATGTCACGGCGAGTCAGCTCGGTCCCCTCAACTCGTCCACCGATCTCGTCTCCCTCACCGTCGGCGGCAATGACGCGGGCTTCGCCGACGTCATGACCACCTGCGTCCTGCAGTCCGAGTCCACCTGCCTGAACCGGATCGCACAGGCCAAGGCGTACGTCGACTCGACGCTGCCTGGAAAGCTCGACCAGGTGTACTCGGCGATCAGCGCCAAGGCCCCGGCGGCGCGGGTCGTCGTCCTCGGCTATCCCCGCTTCTACAAGTTGGGCGGCAGCTGCCTCGCCGGCCTCAGCGAGAACGAGCGGTCCGCCATCAACGGCGCCGCCGACCACCTCAACACGGCGATCGCCAAGCGCGCGGCCGACCACGGCTACGGCTTCGCAAGCGTCGTGGGGACGTTCACCGGCCATGAGATCTGCTCCGGTTCCGCCTGGCTGCACAGCGTCAACTGGCTGAACATCGGAGAGTCGTACCACCCGACCGCAGCCGGCCAGTCCGGCGGCTATCTGCCCGTGTTCGCCTCCAACGCCTGA
- a CDS encoding glycosyltransferase family 2 protein: MSPKAEAPDFSVVICAYTEDRWEDILAAVASVRRQTLPPLETLLVVDHNPALLRRLRDRYEGEREVRVLANAGPRGLSSGRNTGIAASLGHFVAFLDDDAVAEPDWLRYFAEGYDDERVMAVGGRTLPAWASGRRPAWFPQEFDWVVGCTYRGLPPGKVRVRNVLGGNASFRRAAFDACGGFATGIGRDGDRRPLGCEETELCIRLTRALPDAVLLIDDRAVIHHRVPAVREQFRYFGGRSYAEGMSKALVARSVGAGKGLESERRYTTRVLPAGVVRGLRDAALGRRGGAGRAGAIVAGVVAAAAGYVVGGVRAGRGGAAFSSGPIANTAPSEAAR; this comes from the coding sequence GTGAGCCCGAAGGCCGAGGCACCCGACTTCTCCGTGGTGATCTGCGCGTACACCGAGGACCGCTGGGAGGACATCCTCGCGGCGGTCGCCTCGGTCCGACGGCAGACGCTGCCGCCCCTCGAGACGCTGCTCGTCGTCGACCACAACCCGGCGCTGCTCCGGCGGCTTCGCGACCGGTACGAAGGGGAACGGGAGGTGCGGGTGCTCGCCAACGCGGGCCCCCGCGGCCTGTCGTCGGGCCGCAACACCGGGATCGCCGCGTCCCTCGGCCACTTCGTCGCCTTCCTCGACGACGACGCCGTGGCCGAGCCGGACTGGCTGCGGTACTTCGCCGAGGGCTACGACGACGAGCGGGTCATGGCCGTCGGCGGGCGCACGCTGCCCGCGTGGGCGTCCGGCCGCAGACCCGCGTGGTTCCCGCAGGAATTCGACTGGGTCGTCGGCTGCACCTACCGGGGCCTGCCGCCGGGGAAGGTCCGGGTCCGCAACGTCCTCGGTGGCAACGCCTCCTTCCGGCGCGCCGCGTTCGACGCCTGCGGCGGCTTCGCCACCGGCATCGGGCGGGACGGCGACCGGCGGCCTCTGGGGTGCGAGGAGACCGAGTTGTGCATCAGGCTCACCCGGGCGCTGCCGGACGCGGTGCTGCTGATCGACGACCGCGCGGTCATCCACCACCGGGTCCCCGCCGTGCGTGAGCAGTTCCGCTACTTCGGCGGCCGCAGCTACGCGGAGGGCATGTCCAAGGCGCTCGTCGCCCGTAGCGTCGGGGCGGGCAAAGGGCTCGAGTCGGAACGCCGTTACACCACCCGGGTCCTGCCGGCCGGTGTCGTCCGCGGGCTGCGCGACGCGGCCCTCGGCCGGCGCGGCGGCGCGGGCCGGGCGGGCGCGATCGTCGCGGGAGTCGTGGCGGCCGCGGCCGGGTACGTGGTCGGCGGCGTGCGGGCCGGCAGGGGCGGCGCGGCGTTCTCGTCGGGGCCGATCGCGAACACGGCACCGTCGGAGGCCGCGCGGTGA
- a CDS encoding GNAT family N-acetyltransferase, translating into MTVIVRDFRPEDAEAVTRVRRASLPFEVMTPKSVLFDVENANPAKKYRLLVAERDGEPIGTAHVGIAYDAAEPGHAFVTPHVHPDHQGHGAGGLLLRVAEEHLGAEGATKVFAWVLKEPRNLAFAEKRGYRPARAAHFQRLDLANKPLPELPALSPGLELRTAADFEADPRPMFEADAEATWDEPSDIPTDFDDYEDWLSHTWNHPLLDRRLSSVVMVDGKVAAYTAAMTDGGTRYLSGMTGTMRAHRGKGYAKLAKTDSLRRARAAGYTDAFTSNDGENGPMLAINKWFGYEICASEVRHVRVLD; encoded by the coding sequence ATGACTGTGATCGTCCGTGATTTCCGCCCGGAGGACGCCGAAGCCGTGACACGGGTGCGTCGCGCGTCGCTGCCGTTCGAGGTGATGACGCCGAAGTCTGTCCTCTTCGATGTCGAGAACGCCAACCCGGCGAAGAAGTACCGGCTGTTGGTCGCCGAGAGGGACGGCGAGCCGATCGGCACGGCCCATGTCGGCATCGCGTACGACGCGGCCGAGCCGGGGCACGCCTTCGTCACCCCGCACGTCCATCCCGACCATCAGGGCCACGGCGCGGGCGGGCTGCTGCTGCGCGTCGCGGAGGAGCATCTCGGGGCGGAGGGTGCGACGAAGGTGTTCGCGTGGGTGCTGAAGGAACCGCGTAACCTCGCGTTCGCCGAGAAGCGCGGCTACCGGCCGGCCCGCGCAGCACACTTCCAGCGCCTCGATCTGGCGAACAAGCCGCTCCCGGAGCTCCCCGCGCTGTCCCCGGGCCTGGAACTGCGGACCGCCGCCGACTTCGAGGCCGACCCGCGGCCGATGTTCGAGGCGGACGCGGAGGCCACGTGGGACGAGCCGAGCGACATCCCCACCGATTTCGACGACTACGAGGACTGGCTGAGTCACACCTGGAACCACCCGCTGCTCGACCGGCGGCTGAGCTCCGTCGTGATGGTCGACGGCAAGGTAGCCGCGTACACGGCCGCCATGACGGACGGCGGCACCCGCTACCTGTCCGGCATGACGGGCACCATGCGCGCCCACCGCGGCAAGGGGTACGCCAAGCTCGCCAAGACCGACTCGCTGCGCCGCGCCCGTGCGGCGGGCTACACCGACGCGTTCACGAGCAACGACGGCGAGAACGGCCCCATGCTCGCGATCAACAAGTGGTTCGGGTACGAGATCTGCGCGTCGGAGGTCCGCCATGTCCGCGTCCTCGATTGA
- a CDS encoding DUF5925 domain-containing protein: MSANPQDALPIRLNVDDSDSPSDVIDALFLGRFATGEQPYSFSSSIDRVKPGATMLPSGATVLRSARDDDRSATLAEGDGWTLLVSRWNRGADVTVTAVSSDLAEKTLKEATDGVADEPEPQPENVTMGFWYVSPRRGPHRTTRQIAAGTWEEVRANYTAPVADAMDRLMKVTPDDIAGRLLLLHGPPGTGKTSALRTLARSWRDWCQVDCVLDPERLFNDVGYLMDIAIGEDEGTSKGRWRLLLLEDCDELIRGEARHTAGQALSRLLNLTDGLLGQGRNVLVGVTTNEDLERLHPAVVRPGRCLARIEVGPLTREESVAWLGTDTGVNREGATLAELYALRRGTTPASVPSQTPGPDAGLYL; this comes from the coding sequence ATGTCTGCCAACCCTCAGGACGCGCTGCCGATCCGGCTCAACGTCGACGACAGTGATTCACCCTCTGACGTCATCGACGCGCTGTTCCTCGGTCGCTTCGCGACGGGCGAGCAGCCGTACTCGTTCAGCTCCTCGATCGACCGCGTCAAGCCCGGCGCGACGATGCTGCCGTCCGGGGCGACGGTGCTGCGCTCGGCGCGCGACGACGACCGCAGCGCCACGCTCGCCGAGGGCGACGGCTGGACGTTGCTGGTCTCCCGCTGGAACCGCGGCGCGGACGTCACCGTCACCGCGGTCAGCTCCGACCTCGCGGAGAAGACCCTCAAGGAGGCCACCGACGGAGTGGCCGACGAACCGGAGCCGCAGCCGGAGAACGTGACCATGGGCTTCTGGTACGTCTCGCCGCGGCGGGGCCCGCACCGCACGACACGGCAGATCGCGGCCGGCACATGGGAAGAGGTCCGGGCGAACTACACCGCGCCCGTCGCCGACGCGATGGACCGGCTGATGAAGGTCACCCCCGACGACATCGCGGGCCGGCTGCTGCTGCTCCACGGCCCGCCCGGCACGGGCAAGACGTCCGCGCTGCGGACCCTGGCGCGCTCCTGGCGCGACTGGTGCCAGGTCGACTGCGTCCTGGACCCGGAGCGGCTGTTCAACGACGTCGGCTATCTGATGGACATCGCGATCGGCGAGGACGAGGGCACTTCGAAGGGACGCTGGCGGCTGCTCCTGCTGGAGGACTGCGACGAGCTGATCCGCGGCGAGGCACGGCACACGGCGGGCCAGGCCCTGTCGCGCCTGCTCAACCTGACGGACGGTCTGCTGGGGCAGGGCCGCAACGTCCTGGTGGGCGTCACCACCAACGAGGACCTGGAACGCCTCCACCCGGCGGTCGTCCGCCCCGGCCGCTGCCTGGCCCGCATCGAGGTCGGCCCGCTGACCCGCGAGGAGTCGGTGGCCTGGCTGGGCACGGACACGGGCGTCAACCGGGAGGGCGCGACGCTGGCGGAGCTGTACGCGCTCCGCCGCGGGACGACGCCGGCGTCGGTCCCCTCCCAGACGCCCGGCCCGGACGCCGGCCTCTACCTCTGA